A part of Streptomyces sp. NBC_01235 genomic DNA contains:
- a CDS encoding helix-turn-helix domain-containing protein produces the protein MDFPSALRERRTRRHVSQLDLALRAGTTQRHLSFIESGRSVPGRNMVVRLAESLELPLRERNELLAAAGYAPVYPESSLDDPVLAPVRTAIDHILRGHLPYPAMVVDQRGDLIAANTAFDLITEGAAAELVGPGTNVYRLALHPDGLASRIHNLAEWARHILARLDHLKELRTELTGYVPELEPSAGLLGFAVPLRLRSSYGELRLMTTVTTFATAIDVTLAELKLEAFLPADPATAEALSAAAGTMASAAAGQAPGNM, from the coding sequence ATGGACTTCCCCAGTGCACTGCGCGAACGTCGTACCCGCCGTCATGTCAGCCAGCTCGATCTGGCTCTGCGGGCGGGCACGACCCAGCGGCACCTCAGTTTCATCGAGTCAGGCAGGTCCGTTCCCGGCCGGAACATGGTCGTACGTCTGGCCGAGTCGCTGGAACTGCCGCTGCGCGAGCGCAACGAGCTGCTGGCAGCCGCCGGGTACGCGCCCGTCTACCCGGAGAGTTCGCTCGACGACCCGGTACTGGCGCCCGTGCGTACGGCGATCGACCACATCCTCCGCGGGCATCTGCCGTATCCGGCGATGGTGGTGGACCAGCGTGGTGACCTGATCGCCGCCAACACGGCATTCGACCTGATCACCGAGGGTGCTGCCGCCGAACTGGTGGGACCGGGCACGAATGTCTACCGTCTGGCTCTGCACCCCGACGGTCTGGCTTCCCGTATCCACAACCTCGCGGAATGGGCGCGGCACATCCTGGCACGGCTGGACCATCTGAAGGAGCTGCGCACCGAACTCACCGGGTATGTTCCCGAACTGGAGCCGTCCGCGGGCCTGCTCGGTTTCGCGGTTCCGCTCCGGCTGCGGTCCTCGTACGGTGAGCTGCGTCTGATGACGACGGTGACGACCTTCGCCACCGCCATCGATGTGACACTCGCCGAGCTGAAACTGGAGGCGTTCCTTCCGGCCGATCCGGCGACGGCGGAGGCCCTCTCGGCGGCTGCCGGGACAATGGCCTCTGCCGCCGCAGGTCAGGCCCCTGGGAACATGTAG
- a CDS encoding LLM class flavin-dependent oxidoreductase yields MDIGVLLPTGTAQWGEADDPRELIGFGRQAERLGFSSLFVNDSLISPRVEALTMLAALAPATDTVTLGTAALMPFLRRPVQVAQSLASIDLLSGGRLTVTVGAGFPGRFGRPLYTLSGVPWERRFTRLDETVALWRALWDGADHFHGEILRLDGIPPMTRTFRSGGPPVWLGGATSSALARTGRMYDGWLPYPPDPADYASGLADIRSAAADIGRAAEDITPALFVSVRIDDDVESGRRAMDAYARATYGMPLEELEKIQAVVTGSAAQVLERLGQYAAAGARHMVTRLGALGMRSQREQLERIADLIPAVQAEAEDVSAQTGSPLRTGHLA; encoded by the coding sequence ATGGACATCGGTGTACTGCTTCCGACCGGAACCGCCCAGTGGGGCGAGGCCGACGACCCCCGAGAACTGATCGGCTTCGGCCGCCAGGCCGAACGCCTGGGCTTCTCCTCGCTCTTCGTCAACGACTCCCTGATCAGCCCCCGCGTCGAGGCCCTGACGATGCTGGCCGCGCTCGCCCCGGCGACGGACACCGTGACCCTGGGGACCGCCGCACTGATGCCGTTCCTGCGTCGGCCGGTCCAGGTCGCGCAGTCGCTGGCGTCGATCGACCTGCTGTCCGGCGGCCGACTCACCGTGACCGTCGGCGCAGGCTTCCCCGGCCGTTTCGGACGGCCTCTGTACACGCTGTCCGGGGTGCCCTGGGAAAGGCGCTTCACCCGCCTGGACGAGACCGTCGCGCTGTGGCGAGCCCTTTGGGACGGCGCCGACCACTTCCATGGCGAGATCCTCCGACTCGACGGCATTCCACCCATGACCAGGACGTTTCGATCCGGCGGCCCGCCCGTCTGGCTCGGCGGCGCGACCTCCTCGGCGCTGGCCCGGACCGGCCGGATGTACGACGGATGGCTGCCATACCCACCCGACCCCGCCGACTACGCATCGGGGCTGGCCGACATCCGCTCAGCGGCTGCCGACATCGGCCGAGCGGCCGAGGACATCACCCCCGCACTGTTCGTCTCGGTACGGATCGATGACGACGTCGAAAGCGGCCGCCGGGCAATGGACGCCTACGCTCGGGCCACATACGGCATGCCACTCGAGGAACTGGAGAAGATCCAGGCAGTCGTCACCGGCTCAGCCGCGCAGGTCCTCGAGCGCCTGGGACAGTACGCGGCCGCCGGCGCCCGGCACATGGTCACCCGCCTCGGCGCCCTGGGCATGCGCTCCCAGCGCGAACAGCTCGAACGGATCGCAGACCTGATCCCCGCCGTGCAAGCGGAGGCGGAAGATGTCTCCGCCCAGACAGGTTCCCCGTTGCGAACGGGACACTTGGCTTGA
- a CDS encoding DUF4291 domain-containing protein, with the protein MEEPQRRIRAAHSESTITVYQAYSPAIGLPAVRDGRFPAVWKRDRMTWIKPSFLWMMYRCGWGAKEGQETVLAVEISRDGFEWALRHACLSSYTRGVHPDRVTWQRQLKCAPTRVQWDPERDLHLQPMPYRSLQLGLSAEATRRYADEWTVAIRDVTPLAHEIHALVSGGDLGSATRLLPQERPYPAEDELLAHLLG; encoded by the coding sequence ATGGAAGAACCGCAACGCAGGATCCGTGCGGCCCACTCGGAATCCACGATCACCGTCTACCAGGCCTACTCCCCGGCAATCGGCCTGCCCGCCGTCCGCGACGGCCGTTTCCCCGCCGTGTGGAAGCGGGACAGGATGACGTGGATCAAGCCGTCGTTCCTGTGGATGATGTACCGCTGCGGCTGGGGCGCCAAGGAGGGGCAGGAGACCGTCCTCGCTGTCGAGATCAGCCGTGACGGCTTCGAGTGGGCGTTGCGCCACGCATGCCTGTCGAGCTACACCCGCGGGGTCCACCCCGACCGCGTCACCTGGCAGCGGCAACTGAAATGCGCGCCCACCCGCGTGCAGTGGGACCCGGAGCGGGACCTGCACCTGCAACCCATGCCGTACAGGTCCCTGCAACTTGGCCTCTCCGCTGAGGCCACACGACGCTACGCCGACGAGTGGACGGTCGCCATCCGCGACGTGACCCCGCTGGCCCACGAGATCCACGCCCTCGTCAGCGGCGGTGACTTGGGCTCCGCGACCCGACTGCTGCCCCAGGAACGCCCTTATCCCGCTGAAGACGAACTACTTGCCCATCTCCTGGGATGA
- the msrA gene encoding peptide-methionine (S)-S-oxide reductase MsrA: MFLHNRTPRLPTPEQALRGRPMPALSVPDRHTVLGTPLLGPYPEGLEVADFGLGCFWGAERKFWQLPAGVWTTLVGYQGGHTENPAYEEVCSGLTGHTEVVRVVFDPAVISYESLLKTFWESHNPTQGFRQGNDVGTQYRSAIYTHSPSQATTAEASRASYQQVLTASGYGTITTEILPAEERTFYAAEGYHQQYLSDSKNPSGYCGVGGTGVKLSDPFGTNWGASCPTGIASAPGATDK; this comes from the coding sequence ATGTTCCTGCACAACCGTACGCCCCGGCTCCCGACCCCCGAGCAGGCTCTGCGGGGCCGCCCGATGCCGGCCCTCTCCGTCCCCGACCGCCACACGGTCCTCGGCACCCCGCTCCTCGGCCCCTACCCCGAGGGCCTCGAGGTCGCGGACTTCGGCCTGGGCTGCTTCTGGGGCGCGGAGCGCAAGTTCTGGCAGCTCCCGGCAGGCGTGTGGACGACCCTGGTCGGTTACCAGGGCGGCCACACCGAGAACCCGGCCTACGAGGAGGTCTGCTCGGGCCTGACCGGCCACACGGAGGTCGTCCGCGTGGTCTTCGACCCGGCGGTGATCTCCTACGAGAGCCTCCTGAAGACGTTCTGGGAGTCGCACAACCCCACCCAGGGCTTCCGCCAGGGCAACGACGTGGGCACCCAGTACCGCTCCGCGATCTACACCCACTCCCCGTCCCAGGCAACGACGGCCGAGGCCTCCCGCGCGTCCTACCAGCAGGTCCTCACCGCCTCGGGCTACGGCACGATCACGACGGAAATCCTCCCGGCGGAGGAACGCACGTTCTATGCGGCCGAGGGATACCACCAGCAGTATCTTTCGGACAGCAAAAACCCGAGCGGGTACTGCGGCGTAGGTGGGACGGGGGTCAAGCTAAGTGACCCGTTCGGGACGAACTGGGGGGCGTCGTGCCCGACGGGTATCGCTTCGGCGCCGGGGGCCACGGACAAGTAG
- a CDS encoding cystathionine gamma-synthase: MSDRHISQHFETLAIHAGNTADPLTGAVVPPIYQVSTYKQDGVGGLRGGYEYSRSANPTRTALEENLAALEGGRRGLAFASGLAAEDCLLRTLLSPGDHVVIPNDAYGGTFRLFAKVVARWGVEWSVADTSDPSAVRAAITPKTKAVWVETPSNPLLGITDIAAVAQVARDAGAKLVVDNTFATPYLQQPLSLGADVVVHSLTKYMGGHSDVVGGALITADEALGEELAYHQNAMGAVAGPFDSWLVLRGAKTLAVRMDRHSRNATEVADMLTRHARVTSVLYPGLPEHPGHEVAAKQMRAFGGMVSFRVTGGEEAAVEVCNRAKVFTLGESLGGVESLIEHPGRMTHASVVGSALEVPGDLVRLSVGIENVDDLLEDLQQALG, encoded by the coding sequence ATGAGCGACAGGCACATCAGTCAGCACTTCGAGACCCTCGCGATCCACGCGGGCAACACCGCCGATCCCCTCACCGGCGCGGTCGTCCCGCCGATCTACCAGGTCTCGACCTACAAGCAGGACGGCGTCGGCGGCCTGCGCGGCGGCTACGAGTACAGCCGCAGCGCCAACCCGACCAGGACCGCCCTGGAGGAGAACCTCGCGGCCCTCGAGGGCGGCCGCCGAGGACTCGCGTTCGCTTCCGGACTGGCGGCCGAGGACTGCCTGTTGCGTACGCTGCTCAGCCCCGGCGACCACGTCGTCATCCCCAACGACGCGTACGGCGGCACGTTCCGCCTGTTCGCCAAGGTCGTCGCCCGCTGGGGCGTGGAGTGGTCGGTCGCCGACACCAGCGACCCCTCCGCCGTACGGGCCGCGATCACCCCGAAGACCAAGGCCGTGTGGGTGGAGACCCCCTCCAACCCGCTCCTCGGCATCACCGACATCGCCGCCGTCGCCCAGGTCGCCCGTGACGCGGGCGCGAAGCTCGTCGTCGACAACACCTTCGCCACGCCGTACCTGCAGCAGCCGCTGTCGCTCGGCGCGGACGTCGTCGTGCACTCCCTGACGAAGTACATGGGCGGCCACTCCGACGTCGTCGGCGGCGCGCTGATCACCGCCGACGAGGCTCTCGGCGAGGAACTGGCGTACCACCAGAACGCGATGGGCGCGGTCGCCGGGCCCTTCGACTCCTGGCTGGTGCTGCGCGGCGCCAAGACGCTGGCGGTGCGCATGGACCGGCACAGTCGGAACGCCACCGAGGTCGCCGACATGCTGACCCGGCACGCGCGCGTGACGAGCGTGCTCTACCCGGGCCTGCCGGAGCACCCCGGTCACGAGGTCGCCGCCAAGCAGATGCGGGCGTTCGGCGGCATGGTCTCCTTCCGGGTCACCGGGGGCGAGGAGGCGGCCGTCGAGGTCTGCAACCGTGCCAAGGTGTTCACCCTCGGCGAGTCCCTGGGCGGTGTGGAGTCCCTCATCGAGCACCCGGGGCGCATGACGCACGCGTCCGTGGTCGGTTCGGCGCTGGAGGTGCCAGGCGACCTCGTCCGCCTGTCCGTGGGCATCGAGAACGTCGACGATCTCCTCGAAGACCTCCAGCAGGCCCTCGGCTAG
- a CDS encoding sigma factor-like helix-turn-helix DNA-binding protein, giving the protein MRERRSAQEARRAREFEAFVAGAGGRLLHAATLLTAEAPDDNPRARRLLTLALARTYACWERLHGEDPYNRAREYLATRFAHEAWHQYAWQLYEALPLGRTHPRSAPGALAGLTPQERLILVLRLYEGVAEEQVAALLGLPTERVRTACDRATATLLHPPRGPAPAVRRAKAAAS; this is encoded by the coding sequence GTGCGAGAGAGGCGTTCGGCCCAGGAAGCCCGCCGGGCCCGGGAGTTCGAGGCGTTCGTCGCGGGAGCGGGCGGGCGGCTGCTGCACGCCGCCACCCTGCTCACGGCGGAGGCGCCGGACGACAACCCGCGCGCGCGTCGTCTGCTGACGCTCGCCCTCGCGCGCACGTACGCGTGCTGGGAGCGGCTGCACGGCGAGGACCCGTACAACCGTGCCCGCGAGTATCTGGCCACCCGCTTCGCGCACGAGGCGTGGCACCAGTACGCGTGGCAGCTGTACGAGGCTCTGCCCCTGGGCCGTACCCACCCGCGCTCCGCCCCCGGGGCGCTGGCCGGGCTCACTCCCCAGGAGCGCCTGATCCTGGTCCTGAGGCTCTACGAGGGCGTTGCCGAGGAGCAGGTGGCGGCCCTGCTCGGCCTGCCGACGGAACGTGTCCGCACGGCCTGCGACCGGGCGACGGCGACGCTGCTGCATCCGCCGCGCGGACCGGCGCCCGCGGTGCGCCGGGCGAAGGCGGCGGCCTCGTGA
- a CDS encoding MarR family winged helix-turn-helix transcriptional regulator, whose product MSMDMTTVGDTGLLDTLQHEVAVFARRAEQTRLGGVGQVRNSMDRAAYLLLNRLDKEGPMGVKALAASMGIDSSTVTRQVAPLVDTGLVKRTSHPEDGRAVVLQLSPRGQSRLEEVRSSRRQLMAELTDDWAPEERETFCALLTRFNTALSSRMAAHGVPGTEEPSPTAS is encoded by the coding sequence ATGTCGATGGACATGACGACCGTCGGTGACACCGGTCTCCTCGACACGCTGCAGCACGAGGTCGCGGTGTTCGCACGCCGTGCCGAACAGACCCGGCTCGGCGGTGTCGGGCAGGTGCGCAACTCCATGGACCGTGCCGCGTACCTGCTGCTCAACCGCCTCGACAAGGAAGGCCCGATGGGCGTCAAGGCGCTCGCCGCGAGCATGGGCATCGACTCGTCCACGGTCACCCGGCAGGTCGCTCCGCTCGTCGACACCGGTCTGGTCAAGCGGACCTCGCACCCCGAGGACGGACGGGCGGTGGTGCTCCAGCTGTCCCCGCGCGGGCAGTCGCGTCTCGAGGAAGTGCGGTCCTCCCGGCGTCAGTTGATGGCCGAGCTGACGGACGACTGGGCGCCGGAGGAGCGCGAGACGTTCTGCGCGCTCCTCACCCGCTTCAACACCGCGCTGTCCTCCCGGATGGCGGCCCACGGCGTACCGGGCACGGAGGAGCCGTCGCCGACCGCATCCTGA
- the ilvA gene encoding threonine ammonia-lyase — translation MSYSTADSLRHVTLDDVRGAQKMLSGVARVTAMEGSRHLTQLVGAPVHFKCENLQRTGSFKLRGAYVRIAGLLPEERAAGVVAASAGNHAQGVALASRVLGVRSTVFMPKGAPLPKISATREYGAEVRLHGQVVDETLAAAQEYAAETGAVFIHPFDHPDVIAGQGTVGLEILEQCPEVRTIVVGIGGGGLAAGIAVAVKALRPDVRIVGVQAAGAAAYPPSLAAGRPVSIRNPATMADGIRVGRPGDVPFGIIGELVDEVRTVTEDELSTALLLCLERAKLVVEPAGASPVAALLSDPGAFEGPVVAVLSGGNVDPVLMQRVLRHGMAAQGRYLAVRLRLTDRPGALATLLGVLSVVDANVLDVSHVRTDPRLGLTEAEVELHLETKGPAHCAEVGRALRDAGYIVID, via the coding sequence ATGAGCTACAGCACGGCTGACTCCTTGCGCCACGTCACCCTCGACGATGTGCGCGGCGCCCAGAAGATGCTGTCGGGCGTGGCGCGGGTGACCGCGATGGAGGGCAGCAGGCACCTGACCCAGCTGGTCGGCGCGCCGGTCCACTTCAAGTGCGAGAACCTCCAGCGGACGGGATCGTTCAAGCTGCGCGGCGCGTACGTCCGGATCGCCGGGCTGTTGCCGGAGGAGCGGGCCGCCGGGGTCGTCGCGGCGAGCGCGGGCAACCACGCGCAGGGCGTGGCGCTGGCGTCGAGGGTGCTGGGTGTGCGGTCCACGGTGTTCATGCCCAAGGGCGCCCCGCTGCCGAAGATCAGCGCCACCCGCGAGTACGGCGCCGAGGTGCGCCTGCACGGTCAGGTGGTCGACGAGACGCTGGCCGCGGCGCAGGAGTACGCCGCCGAGACGGGCGCGGTGTTCATCCACCCCTTCGACCACCCCGACGTCATCGCGGGGCAGGGCACGGTCGGTCTGGAGATCCTGGAGCAGTGCCCGGAGGTGCGCACGATCGTCGTCGGGATCGGCGGAGGTGGTCTGGCGGCGGGCATAGCGGTCGCGGTGAAGGCGCTGCGGCCGGACGTGCGGATCGTCGGCGTGCAGGCGGCGGGGGCCGCGGCGTACCCGCCCTCGCTGGCGGCCGGGCGGCCGGTGTCGATCAGGAACCCGGCGACGATGGCCGACGGCATCAGGGTCGGCCGGCCCGGTGACGTGCCGTTCGGCATCATCGGCGAGCTGGTGGACGAGGTGCGCACGGTGACGGAGGACGAGTTGTCCACCGCGCTGCTGCTGTGCCTGGAGCGGGCCAAGCTGGTCGTCGAACCGGCCGGGGCGAGCCCGGTGGCCGCGCTGCTCAGCGACCCCGGCGCCTTCGAGGGCCCGGTCGTCGCGGTGCTGTCCGGTGGCAACGTCGATCCGGTGCTGATGCAGCGGGTGCTGCGGCACGGCATGGCGGCGCAGGGCCGCTACCTGGCCGTACGCCTGCGCCTGACGGACCGGCCGGGCGCCCTCGCCACGCTCCTCGGCGTGTTGTCAGTGGTCGACGCCAACGTTCTCGACGTGAGCCATGTGCGGACCGACCCCCGGCTCGGGCTGACCGAGGCGGAGGTCGAGCTGCACCTGGAGACGAAGGGGCCGGCGCACTGCGCCGAGGTCGGCCGGGCCCTGCGCGACGCCGGCTACATCGTCATCGACTGA
- a CDS encoding ATP-binding cassette domain-containing protein, whose translation MPGAIYAEGLVKTFGDVKALDGVDLDVPEGTVLGLLGPNGAGKTTAVRCLTTLLRPDRGRAVVAGLDVLKHPNEVRRSIGLSGQFAAVDEYLTGRENLQMVGQLYQMKSGAAKARAAELLDQFDLADAADRTAKTYSGGMRRRLDLAAALVVSPPVMFMDEPTTGLDPRNRQLLWDVIKRLVSGGTTLLLTTQYLEEADHLAHDIAVVDHGRVIARGTSDQLKARTGGERVEVVVHNREHIATAAEVLTGFGKGETAVEQHTRKLTVPVSGGAKLLAEVIRELDTRGIEIDDIGLRRPTLDDVFLSLTGHVAETKAEDNEKTAPAGKSERETVR comes from the coding sequence ATGCCAGGCGCCATCTACGCCGAAGGCCTGGTGAAGACCTTCGGCGACGTAAAGGCTCTGGACGGCGTCGACCTCGACGTCCCGGAGGGCACGGTCCTGGGCCTGCTCGGACCGAACGGCGCGGGCAAGACCACCGCGGTCCGCTGCCTGACCACCCTCCTGCGCCCCGACCGCGGCCGGGCCGTGGTCGCCGGCCTCGACGTGCTCAAACACCCCAACGAGGTACGCCGCTCGATCGGCCTGTCCGGCCAGTTCGCGGCAGTCGACGAATACCTCACCGGCCGCGAGAACCTCCAGATGGTCGGACAGCTCTACCAGATGAAGTCCGGCGCGGCGAAGGCCCGGGCCGCCGAACTTCTCGATCAGTTCGACCTCGCGGACGCCGCCGACCGCACCGCCAAGACCTACTCCGGAGGCATGCGCCGCCGCCTCGACCTGGCCGCGGCGCTGGTGGTCTCCCCGCCCGTGATGTTCATGGACGAGCCGACGACCGGCCTCGACCCGCGCAACCGCCAACTGCTGTGGGACGTCATCAAGCGACTCGTCTCCGGCGGGACGACGTTGTTGCTGACCACCCAGTACCTCGAAGAGGCCGACCACCTCGCGCACGACATCGCGGTCGTCGACCACGGCCGCGTCATCGCCCGCGGCACCTCCGACCAGCTCAAGGCCCGCACCGGCGGCGAGCGGGTGGAGGTCGTGGTGCACAACCGCGAACACATCGCCACCGCCGCGGAGGTCCTGACCGGCTTCGGCAAGGGCGAGACCGCGGTCGAGCAGCACACCCGCAAGCTCACCGTGCCCGTCTCCGGCGGCGCCAAGCTCCTCGCCGAGGTCATCCGTGAACTCGACACCCGTGGCATAGAGATCGACGACATAGGCCTGCGCCGCCCCACCCTCGACGACGTCTTCCTGTCCCTGACCGGACACGTGGCCGAGACGAAGGCCGAGGACAACGAAAAGACCGCACCTGCCGGAAAGAGCGAGAGGGAAACCGTCAGATGA
- a CDS encoding ABC transporter permease — protein MNDSLVIARRNLIRMSRIPEMVIFGLIQPVMFVVLFTYVFGGSMNIGGSTSPDVYKNFLMAGIFAQTVTFATAGAGAGIADDMHKGLIDRFRSLPMARGAVLTGRTLADLVQTALTLVVLAAVALLVGWRPGSAEPTNFGKVLAAFGLLLLLGYAFTWIGALIGLSVRTPEAATSGGLIWLFPVTFISNAFVDSSQMASWLQPIAEWNPFSATVQACRKLFGDPGVSPSDAWPMAHPVWASIIYSVVIIAIFRTLAVRKYRSTTA, from the coding sequence ATGAACGATTCCCTGGTCATCGCCCGCAGGAATCTGATTCGCATGAGCCGGATTCCTGAGATGGTTATTTTCGGGCTGATCCAGCCGGTGATGTTCGTGGTCCTGTTCACGTACGTCTTCGGCGGCTCGATGAACATCGGAGGCTCCACCAGTCCGGACGTCTACAAGAACTTCCTGATGGCCGGCATCTTCGCGCAGACCGTCACGTTCGCCACGGCCGGTGCCGGCGCGGGTATAGCCGACGACATGCACAAGGGCCTGATAGACCGCTTCCGGTCACTGCCCATGGCGCGCGGGGCGGTGCTCACCGGCCGTACCCTCGCCGACCTGGTGCAGACGGCCCTGACCCTGGTCGTCCTGGCAGCCGTCGCGCTCCTGGTGGGCTGGCGTCCGGGCTCGGCGGAGCCCACCAACTTCGGCAAGGTCCTGGCCGCCTTCGGCCTGCTGCTCCTCCTCGGCTACGCCTTCACCTGGATCGGCGCCCTGATCGGCCTGTCGGTCCGTACGCCCGAGGCGGCCACCTCCGGCGGACTGATCTGGCTCTTCCCTGTGACGTTCATATCCAACGCGTTCGTGGACTCCTCGCAGATGGCGTCCTGGCTGCAACCGATCGCCGAGTGGAACCCGTTCAGCGCCACCGTCCAGGCGTGCCGCAAGCTCTTCGGCGACCCGGGAGTCTCACCGTCCGACGCGTGGCCGATGGCCCACCCCGTCTGGGCCTCGATCATCTACTCGGTCGTGATCATCGCGATCTTCCGCACGCTGGCGGTCCGCAAGTACCGCTCGACGACGGCATGA
- the greA gene encoding transcription elongation factor GreA, with product MTQTSESVTWLTQEAYNKLKVELEYLTGPARTEIATKIAAAREEGDLRENGGYHAAKEEQGKQELRVRQLTQLLENAKVGEAPASTDGAVAPGMVVTIAFDGDEDDTTTFLLASREYASSDIETYSPQSPLGTGVIGHKVGEDAEYELPNGKKASVRILKAEPYSG from the coding sequence GTGACCCAGACCAGCGAGTCCGTCACCTGGCTGACCCAGGAGGCGTACAACAAGCTCAAGGTCGAGCTTGAGTACCTTACTGGTCCTGCGCGCACGGAGATCGCCACCAAGATCGCCGCCGCGCGCGAGGAGGGGGACCTGCGCGAGAACGGTGGGTACCACGCGGCCAAGGAGGAGCAGGGCAAGCAGGAGCTCCGTGTGCGCCAGCTGACCCAGCTTCTCGAGAACGCCAAGGTCGGCGAGGCTCCCGCTTCCACGGACGGCGCGGTGGCGCCCGGCATGGTCGTGACGATCGCCTTCGACGGTGACGAGGACGACACCACGACGTTCCTGCTCGCCTCGCGCGAGTACGCGAGCTCCGACATCGAGACCTACTCGCCGCAGTCCCCCCTGGGCACCGGCGTGATCGGTCACAAGGTCGGCGAGGACGCGGAGTACGAGCTGCCGAACGGCAAGAAGGCCTCCGTGCGCATCCTCAAGGCCGAGCCCTACAGCGGCTGA
- a CDS encoding DUF4307 domain-containing protein yields the protein MSTASTRLPEGRYGRSSDERADHKLKITGAVLGALLLALTGYFAYHYVGQNKISAEVITFKATSDQAVELHLEVRKDSGASGYCTVRSQAANGAEVGRADFRFSGADTRIDKVVTLRTTARGTTAELLGCHAG from the coding sequence ATGAGTACGGCGAGCACGCGACTGCCCGAGGGCCGCTACGGGCGTTCCTCGGACGAGCGCGCCGACCACAAACTCAAGATCACCGGTGCTGTGCTGGGCGCGTTGCTGCTCGCGCTGACGGGGTACTTCGCCTACCACTACGTCGGCCAGAACAAGATCAGCGCCGAGGTCATCACCTTCAAGGCCACCTCGGACCAGGCGGTCGAGCTCCACCTGGAGGTCCGCAAGGACTCGGGTGCGAGCGGTTACTGCACGGTCCGCTCGCAGGCCGCCAACGGTGCCGAGGTGGGCCGGGCGGACTTCCGCTTCTCCGGTGCGGACACGCGCATCGACAAGGTGGTCACGCTGCGTACGACGGCGAGGGGCACCACGGCGGAGCTGCTCGGCTGTCACGCCGGCTGA
- the mca gene encoding mycothiol conjugate amidase Mca produces the protein MAVHAHPDDESSKGAATMAKYVSEGVDVLVVTCTGGERGSILNPKLQGDKYIEEHIHEVRKKEMDEAREILGVRQEWLGFVDSGLPEGDPLPPLPEGCFALEDVDKAAGELVKQIRSFRPQAITTYDENGGYPHPDHIMTHKISMVAFEGADDAEKYPEDEYGPAYRPLKLYYNQGFNRPRTEALHQALLDRGLESPYGEWLKRWEESGHMERTLTTHVPCADFYEIRDKALIAHATQIDPDGGWFRVPMEVQREVWPTEEYELAKSRVDTSLPEDDLFAGIRDNA, from the coding sequence ATGGCCGTCCACGCGCACCCCGACGACGAGTCGAGCAAGGGCGCGGCCACCATGGCGAAGTACGTGTCCGAGGGGGTGGACGTGCTGGTCGTGACCTGCACGGGCGGGGAGCGCGGCTCCATCCTCAATCCCAAGCTTCAGGGCGACAAGTACATCGAGGAGCACATCCACGAGGTACGCAAGAAGGAGATGGACGAGGCCCGCGAGATCCTCGGCGTCCGGCAGGAGTGGCTCGGCTTCGTCGACTCCGGCCTGCCCGAGGGCGACCCGCTGCCGCCGCTCCCCGAGGGCTGCTTCGCTCTGGAGGACGTCGACAAGGCGGCCGGCGAGCTGGTGAAGCAGATCCGCTCCTTCCGTCCCCAGGCGATCACCACCTACGACGAGAACGGCGGCTACCCGCACCCCGACCACATCATGACCCACAAGATCTCGATGGTGGCCTTCGAAGGCGCGGACGACGCCGAGAAGTACCCCGAGGACGAGTACGGGCCCGCCTACCGGCCTCTGAAGCTGTACTACAACCAGGGCTTCAACCGCCCCCGCACCGAGGCGCTGCACCAGGCGCTGCTCGACCGCGGCCTGGAGTCCCCCTACGGGGAGTGGCTCAAGCGCTGGGAGGAGTCCGGCCACATGGAGCGCACGCTCACCACGCATGTTCCGTGCGCCGACTTCTACGAGATCCGTGACAAGGCGCTGATCGCCCACGCCACGCAGATCGACCCCGACGGCGGCTGGTTCCGGGTGCCGATGGAGGTCCAGAGGGAGGTCTGGCCCACGGAGGAGTACGAGCTCGCGAAGTCCCGCGTCGATACCTCCCTCCCCGAGGACGACCTCTTTGCGGGCATCCGCGACAATGCCTGA